The following proteins are encoded in a genomic region of Reichenbachiella sp.:
- a CDS encoding BamA/TamA family outer membrane protein, whose product MRKNLICCFLLLCSFFNGRAQEQIAVQKDSLQQDSVQEKRIKFAIYPALGYSPETKVNIGTIAFFVFNTKSKNPTFHRPSSITPYIVFTTNKQVLIKSDFDLFFGNGMNLNMEARVFDFPDNYYGIGSETDPDVVEQYTDRYVAMSGTLLKPVTPQWFGGIRFDFQYNNITDLLDSGLLETDVPVGIEGGRNMGLGPAFRNDTRNSTLWPTHGRFINARAAFYGKAFGGEYNYGSFLFDYRQYFEFLGPKSVLAIQFRMNLTSGDAPFYKLPKMGGGGRLRGIEHRNLYRDRQLMYFQVEARQELFWRFGGVIFAGVGEVFDSFSEFGTDKIRAVYGLGGRFRALKDEKLNFRMDLGFTDNGQHAFYLSVREAF is encoded by the coding sequence ATGAGGAAAAATCTGATTTGTTGTTTTCTATTATTGTGCTCGTTCTTTAATGGACGTGCACAAGAGCAGATTGCTGTCCAAAAAGACTCTTTACAGCAAGACTCTGTTCAAGAGAAACGAATCAAATTTGCAATCTACCCGGCGTTAGGATACTCCCCTGAGACCAAAGTCAATATAGGTACCATTGCATTTTTTGTATTTAATACCAAATCAAAAAATCCTACTTTTCATAGACCGTCGAGCATTACTCCTTATATAGTATTTACTACTAATAAACAGGTACTGATAAAGTCGGATTTTGATTTATTCTTTGGGAATGGGATGAATCTGAACATGGAGGCCAGGGTCTTTGATTTTCCTGATAACTATTACGGTATAGGGAGCGAAACTGATCCGGATGTGGTGGAGCAATATACGGACCGTTATGTGGCTATGAGTGGTACGTTGCTGAAACCAGTTACTCCCCAGTGGTTTGGTGGTATTCGTTTTGATTTTCAGTATAATAACATAACTGATTTGCTCGACTCTGGTCTATTGGAAACGGATGTGCCTGTTGGGATAGAAGGTGGAAGGAATATGGGGCTAGGTCCAGCATTTAGAAATGACACACGAAATAGTACGTTGTGGCCAACACATGGAAGGTTTATAAATGCTAGAGCTGCATTCTATGGCAAAGCATTTGGAGGTGAGTACAATTATGGAAGTTTTCTTTTTGATTATCGTCAATACTTTGAATTCTTGGGTCCAAAGAGTGTTTTAGCCATTCAGTTCAGAATGAACCTGACATCTGGTGATGCACCGTTTTATAAACTGCCCAAAATGGGCGGAGGAGGGAGGCTCAGAGGAATCGAGCACCGAAACCTTTACAGGGATAGACAGTTGATGTATTTTCAAGTAGAAGCCAGACAAGAGCTTTTTTGGAGATTTGGAGGCGTGATTTTTGCAGGTGTAGGAGAGGTATTCGATAGCTTTAGTGAATTTGGGACAGATAAAATAAGAGCGGTTTATGGTCTTGGAGGTCGTTTTAGGGCGCTAAAGGATGAAAAGCTTAATTTCAGAATGGATTTAGGTTTTACGGATAATGGGCAACACGCGTTTTATCTATCAGTTCGTGAGGCCTTTTGA